Proteins encoded in a region of the Labeo rohita strain BAU-BD-2019 chromosome 22, IGBB_LRoh.1.0, whole genome shotgun sequence genome:
- the LOC127153482 gene encoding patched domain-containing protein 3, with protein sequence MENCKTDCIERPLALAFAKLGCFVGRHPCVFLLLTMCVAVFFGAGFKFLKERESNDIEDQFTPVNGPAKLERAIVVENFPQSEEFSQLQLASEGTYASLIITGLHGKSILTEAAFNEIIELDRQVKSLETGNTFENLCAKTKGRCMSNAILDMLNYNATKVDSLTLTYPMNNGTFLGTSIGGVELKPDGSKISSAKAVRLFYFLDEEKINENSDWLNGFLKLLSNYTEQKMVHVSYFTSVSRQKELETNSDSVIPLFSLTYFLAITISVLSCLRLDCVRTKVWVATFGVLSAGMAVLASFGLLLFCGMPFAMTVASAPFLILGVGVDDMFIMISCWQKTEVNKDVEVRLAETYKEAGVSITITTLTDVLAFYIGLLTPFRSVQSFCMYTSTALLFCYVFNITFFGACLALNGRREKGNRHWLTCMKVPEATGDDNVCCVGGAYDKDTHKEFDMPMESFFKNYYGPFLTRVWVKALVCLIYAGYLAVSIYGCFQMQEGLNLKHLAADGSYVGDYYDNEDEFFSDFGPNVMLVIKNEHFQYWNPTARKSLDLCLEHFQNLTMVDPDIPPISWLHIYTQFGLKARFDVDNEAQFKSHLTAFLNHSGFSQDVNFTNNHIHASRMFVQTVNIRTAIDEKNMLNAFRETAEKCGKLQTPVDLIVFHPAFIYFDQYAVIISNTIQNIFVATCAMLVISLLLIPNPLCSIWVTFSIASVIVGVAGFMALWDVSLDSVSMINLVICIGFSVDFSAHISYAFVSSEKSSANEKATDAISKLGYPIVQGAVSTIAGVVVLAAAKSYIFRTFFKIMFLVILFGAVHGIIFIPVFLTFLGTCCKSQEKKKQNLTEHSDMIACTQLVSQNKCPDSIN encoded by the exons ATGGAAAACTGCAAAACAGACTGCATCGAAAGGCCTCTGGCTCTGGCCTTTGCAAAACTTGGTTGTTTTGTTGGTAGACATCCATGTGTGTTTCTTTTATTAACTATGTGTGTAGCTGTTTTCTTTGGAGCTGGTTTCAAGTTTCTTAAAGAGAGGGAGTCAAATGATATTGAAGACCAGTTCACACCTGTCAATGGACCTGCCAAGTTGGAGAGGGCGATTGTGGTGGAAAATTTCCCACAATCTGAAGAGTTTTCTCAGTTACAGCTTGCGTCTGAAGGCACTTATGCCTCTTTGATCATCACAGGCTTGCATGGAAAAAGTATATTAACTGAAGCAgcttttaatgaaattattgaGTTAGACAGACAAGTGAAAAGTTTAGAGACAGGAAACACTTTTGAAAACCTCTGTGCCAAAACAAAGGGAAGGTGCATGTCAAATGCAATTTTAGACATGTTAAATTACAATGCTACTAAAGTAGATTCTTTAACTCTAACATATCCGATGAATAATGGCACATTTTTGGGAACAAGTATTGGTGGTGTAGAGCTAAAGCCAGATGGTTCAAAGATATCCAGTGCAAAAGCAGTcaggcttttttattttctagatGAGGAGAAGATAAATGAAAACTCTGACTGGCTTAATGGCTTTCTAAAACTCCTCTCAAACTACACAGAACAGAAAATG GTCCATGTGTCTTATTTTACATCAGTATCAAGACAGAAAGAGTTGGAGACCAATTCAGACTCTGTCATCCCCCTCTTCTCTTTGACGTATTTCCTGGCCATTACAATTTCGGTTCTGTCTTGTTTAAG GTTAGACTGTGTCAGGACAAAGGTGTGGGTGGCCACGTTTGGCGTCCTCTCTGCTGGTATGGCAGTGTTGGCCAGCTTTGGACTACTGCTGTTCTGTGGGATGCCGTTTGCCATGACTGTGGCCTCAGCTCCCTTTCTGATTCTCG GTGTTGGTGTTGATGACATGTTCATTATGATCTCCTGCTGGCAGAAGACTGAAGTTAATAAAGACGTTGAGGTTCGCTTAGCAGAAACGTATAAGGAGGCCGGCGTGTCCATCACGATCACCACACTGACGGATGTGCTGGCTTTCTACATCGGTCTCCTCACTCCATTCCGCTCAGTTCAGTCTTTCTGCATGTACACCAGCACAGCTCTTCTGTTCTGCTACGTCTTCAACATCACCTTCTTCGGCGCGTGTCTCGCCCTGAACGGAAGGCGAGAGAAAGGAAACAGACACTGGCTGACCTGCATGAAAGTCCCAGAAGCCACCGGTGATGATAATGTTTGTTGTGTTGGTGGGGCGTATGATAAAGACACACATAAAGAATTTGACATGCCAATGGAATCAttctttaaaaactattatgGCCCTTTTCTGACAAGAGTGTGGGTTAAGGCGCTCGTGTGTCTGATCTATGCTGGCTATTTGGCAGTCAGTATCTATGGATGCTTCCAAATGCAGGAAGGTCTAAATCTGAAACATTTAGCGGCAGACGGCTCATATGTTGGTGATTACTATGACAATGAGGATGAATTCTTCTCTGATTTTGGTCCTAATGTCATGTTAGTTATTAAGAATGAGCATTTTCAGTACTGGAACCCAACTGCTCGCAAAAGTCTTGACTTGTGTTTGGAACATTTTCAAAATCTGACAATGGTAGATCCAGACATTCCACCTATTTCTTGGCTTCATATATACACGCAGTTTGGGCTAAAGGCTCGTTTTGATGTAGACAATGAAGCACAATTCAAAAGCCATTTAACTGCATTTCTTAATCATTCTGGCTTTAGTCAAGATGTTAATTTCACTAACAATCACATTCATGCATCACGTATGTTCGTTCAGACAGTGAACATCCGGACAGCAATCGATGAGAAGAACATGTTGAATGCATTTAGAGAAACCGCAGAAAAATGTGGGAAGTTGCAGACACCCGTTGATCTGATTGTGTTCCACCCTGCATTCATCTATTTCGACCAATATGCCGTCATCATCAGTAATacaatccaaaatatttttgttgctaCATGTGCGATGTTAGTCATTTCACTCCTGCTGATCCCAAACCCACTCTGCTCTATCTGGGTGACATTTTCCATCGCATCTGTCATCGTGGGAGTGGCTGGTTTCATGGCATTATGGGATGTTAGTTTAGACTCTGTGTCTATGATTAATCTTGTTATCTGTATCGGGTTTTCTGTGGACTTCTCTGCTCACATTTCCTATGCATTTGTGTCAAGTGAAAAATCCTCAGCAAATGAGAAGGCCACGGATGCCATTAGTAAACTGGGTTATCCGATTGTTCAGGGTGCCGTGTCCACTATCGCAGGTGTGGTGGTGCTTGCAGCTGCCAAAAGCTACATCTTCAGGACGTTCTTTAAAATCATGTTCTTAGTTATTCTGTTTGGGGCCGTCCATGGCATCATATTCATACCTGTGTTCCTCACCTTCCTCGGCACTTGTTGTAAaagtcaggaaaaaaaaaaacaaaatctaacaGAGCACAGTGACATGATTGCCTGTACTCAGCTTGTGAGTCAGAATAAGTGTCCTGATTCTATTAACTGA
- the LOC127153455 gene encoding uncharacterized protein LOC127153455, whose product MTPDWQPDVELAVAEQRRPRLRDRSPAKDLRSVPDAGNPEVERIALWGMTTLTSPLPVEGRELSQKESILSPPGFRPRVPSLSSAQEMSPRIRTRSLMSPAREPGKKVSTTQCSLTFLQDVLPSGISPLPLPPPGCPTAVTSVNVPLIPLATRLGAWLQLPSLSRWLIRTVRLGYAIQFARRPPRYRGVLFTSVHSDTHAAVLRAEVAVLLAKDAIEPVPPAEMKSGFYSPYFIVPKKSGGLRPILDLRALNRSLLRLPFKMLTMKRMLTCIRPQDWFAAIDLKDASLAKSVVRTEGLGAPAPQPSGPSAPDRTGLHQEGVFGDYLDLKSVIRGDSVTLTSFSEMKNDVIQWKFGYENTLIAEVNKQTNRIAVYDDVLDGRFRDRLKLDHQTGSLTITNTTTEHAGSYERQINSRKQYFSLDVIVKISVKEGDSVTLNSGLTEIKDDDWIRWDFKTIAIAEIKKQTNSIAVYDEVLDGRFRDRLKLDKQTGSLTITNTTTEHDGDYRLLQISHKSFYFYLNVIVPVLEGDSVTLNSDLTEISDGDEIQWRFGDEKTLIAEVNKKADRFNTYDNVPDGRFRDRLKLDKRTGSLTITNITTQHDGCYEQHNSFYSRSYRRLYLFFVSPSTLVRLFLSSAVTLHNVLHHHPHVHCCVQL is encoded by the exons ATGACACCAGATTGGCAGCCCGACGTCGAGCTGGCCGTGGCAGAGCAGCGCCGCCCGCGTCTCAGGGACCGGTCACCCGCAAAAGATCTGCGAAGCGTCCCTGACGCGGGCAACCCGGAGGTGGAGAGAATCGCTCTTTGGGGGATGACAACATTAACGTCCCCACTTCCGGTGGAGGGCCGGGAGCTGTCACAGAAAGAGTCAATTCTCTCACCTCCGGGGTTCAGGCCCCGAGTTCCCTCTTTGAGCAGTGCCCAAGAAATGTCTCCTCGGATTCGGACTCGGAGCCTGATGTCGCCAGCGCGGGAACCAGGGAAGAAGGTAAGCACTACTCAGTGCAGTCTGACTTTTCTCCAGGACGTTCTTCCTTCTGGGATcagtccccttccccttcccccccCAGGCTGCCCCACTGCGGTCACGTCGGTCAACGTCCCTTTGATACCCCTGGCGACCAGGCTGGGAGCCTGGCTTCAGCTTCCCAGCCTCTCGCGGTGGTTGATTCGGACGGTACGTCTCGGCTATGCGATTCAGTTCGCCAGGCGACCGCCCAGGTACAGAGGCGTCCTTTTCACTTCTGTCCATTCGGACACACATGCCGCTGTGCTTCGTGCGGAGGTTGCAGTCCTACTGGCGAAGGACGCaatcgagcctgtccctccagccgagatgaagtcAGGGTTTTACAGTCCTTACTTCATCGTGCCCAAAAAGAGCGGTGGATTAAGACCCATCCTGGATCTTCGAGCCctgaatcggtcccttctcaGGCTGCCGTTCAAGATGCTCACGATGAAGCGCATGCTAACATGCATTCGTCCCCAGGATTGGTTcgcagccatcgacctgaaggatgc CTCACTCGCGAAATCTGTTGTGCGAACAGAGGGACTTGGTGCTCcggcacctcagccatctgggccttcCGCTCCTGACCGCactggcctccatcaagagg gtgtgtttggcgACTATCTGGATTTGAAATCAGTGATAAGGGGAGATTCAGTCACATTAACGTCTTTTTCTGAAATGAAGAATGATGTGATTCAGTGGAAGTTTGGATATGAAAACACTTTAATAGCTGAAGTCAATAAACAGACCAACAGAATTGCTGTCTatgatgatgttcttgatgggagattcagagaccgactgaagctggatcatcaaactggatctcttaccatcacaaacaccacaacTGAACATGCTGGAAGTTATGAACGACAGATCAACAGTAGGAAACAGTATTTTAGTCTTGATGTCATTG TGAAAATATCAGTGAAGGAGGGCgattcagtcactctaaacTCTGGCCTCACTGAAATCAAGGATGATGATTGGATTCGGTGGGATTTTAAAACCATTGCCATAGCTGAAATCAAGAAACAGACCAACAGCATTGCTGTATATGATGAAGTTCtcgatgggagattcagagacagactgaagctggacaaacaaactggatctctgaccatcacaaacaccacaacTGAACATGATGGAGATTACAGGCTACTACAAATCAGCCACAAGAGTTTTTATTTCTATCTCAATGTCATTG TGCCAGTgctggagggagattcagtcactctaaacTCTGATCTCACTGAAATCAGTGATGGTGATGAGATTCAGTGGAGGTTTGGAGATGAAAAAACTTTAATAGCTGAAGTCAATAAAAAGGCTGACAGATTCAACACATATGATAATGTtcctgatgggagattcagagacagactgaagctggacaaaCGAAccggatctctgaccatcacaaacatcacaactcAACATGATGGATGTTATGAACAACACAACAGTTTTTATAGCAGGTCGTACAggagactttatttattttttgtttcaccATCTACA CTCGTCCgcctgttcctgtcatcagcAGTAACTCTTCACAatgttcttcatcatcatcctcatgtTCACTGTTGTGTTCAGctgtga